A single region of the Triticum dicoccoides isolate Atlit2015 ecotype Zavitan chromosome 2B, WEW_v2.0, whole genome shotgun sequence genome encodes:
- the LOC119363870 gene encoding L-ascorbate oxidase homolog → MPRMAPTRPCLALARWVLLAAVAARLAGADDPYRYFTWIVTYGPINPLGTTQQGILINGQFPGPRIDCVTNDNLIVNVVNNLDEPFLITWNGIKQRKNSWQDGVAGTNCPIPPGANYTYKFQAKDQIGTFTYFPSVALHRAAGGFGALNVYQRPAIPVPYPAPAGDFTLLVGDWYLAGHDQLRQTLDSGAPLPFPDALLINGMPSATLVGDQGRTYLLRVSNVGMKTSINFRIQGHALKLAEVEGTHPVQNVYDSLDVHVGQSVAFLVTLDQPPMDYAVVASTRFNPADTSPLTAVGTLHYSSATSLAPGPLPAGPPEESEWSMNQARSFRWNLTASAARPNPQGSFHYGTIQTSRTLVLASSAAVVAGQRRYAVNGVSFVVPDTPLKLLDNYNIANVIEWDSVPERPDGGAPRPGTPVVRLNLHEFVEVVFQNTENEMQSWHLDGYDFWVVGYGDNGQWTENERLNYNLVDAQARHTVQVYPNGWSAILVSLDNQGMWNLRSANWDRQYLGQQLYLRVWTAEQSFSNEYSIPTNAILCGRAAGLPH, encoded by the exons ATGCCAAGAATGGCTCCGACTCGGCCTTGTCTGGCATTGGCGCGGTGGGTGCtcctggcggcggtggcggcgaggctcgccggcgcTGATGACCCCTACCGCTACTTCACCTGGATTGTGACGTATGGCCCCATCAACCCGCTCGGCACCACCCAGCAG GGCATCCTCATCAACGGGCAGTTCCCGGGCCCTCGCATCGACTGCGTCACCAACGACAACCTCatcgtcaacgtcgtcaacaacctcgACGAGCCATTCCTCATCACATG GAACGGGATCAAGCAGCGGAAGAACTCATGGCAGGACGGCGTGGCGGGCACCAACTGCCCCATCCCGCCCGGTGCCAACTACACCTACAAGTTCCAGGCCAAGGACCAGATCGGCACCTTCACCTACTTCCCCTCTGTCGCGCTGCACCGCGCCGCCGGAGGGTTCGGCGCCCTCAACGTTTACCAGCGACCCGCCATCCCCGTCCCCTACCCGGCCCCAGCCGGCGACTTCACACTTCTCGTCGGTGACTGGTACCTCGCCGGACACGACCAGCTCCGCCAGACACTCGACTCCGGCGCGCCGCTCCCGTTCCCGGACGCGCTGCTCATCAACGGCATGCCCTCCGCCACCTTGGTGGGCGACCAAG GGAGGACGTATCTGTTGAGAGTGTCCAATGTCGGGATGAAGACGTCGATAAACTTCCGGATCCAGGGCCATGCTCTGAAGCTGGCGGAGGTGGAAGGTACGCACCCGGTGCAGAACGTCTACGACTCCCTGGACGTGCACGTCGGTCAGTCCGTGGCGTTCCTCGTCACCCTCGACCAGCCGCCCATGGActacgccgtggtggcgtcgacgcggTTCAACCCGGCCGACACCAGCCCGCTAACGGCGGTCGGGACGCTGCATTACAGCAGCGCCACCTCCTTGGCGCCTGGCCCGCTCCCGGCAGGACCGCCGGAGGAGAGCGAGTGGTCGATGAACCAGGCAAGATCCTTCCGGTGGAACCTGACGGCCAGCGCCGCGCGGCCCAACCCGCAGGGGTCGTTCCACTACGGCACTATCCAGACGTCGAGGACGCTGGTCTTGGCCAGCTCAGCTGCCGTCGTCGCTGGGCAGAGACGGTACGCCGTGAACGGCGTCTCATTCGTCGTACCGGACACGCCTCTGAAGCTCCTGGACAACTACAACATCGCAAACGTGATCGAATGGGACAGTGTCCCGGAGCGGCCCGACGGCGGGGCACCCCGGCCCGGGACGCCTGTGGTCAGGCTCAACCTGCACGAGTTCGTGGAGGTGGTGTTCCAGAACACCGAGAACGAGATGCAGTCGTGGCATCTTGACGGATATGATTTCTGGGTCGTCGG GTACGGCGATAATGGGCAGTGGACGGAGAATGAGCGGCTGAACTACAACCTGGTCGACGCGCAAGCGAGGCATACTGTTCAG GTGTATCCGAACGGATGGTCGGCGATCTTGGTGTCGCTGGACAACCAAGGGATGTGGAACCTGAGGTCGGCGAACTGGGACCGGCAGTACCTCGGCCagcagctgtacctgagggtctggACGGCGGAGCAGAGCTTCTCCAACGAGTACAGCATCCCGACCAACGCCATACTCTGCGGCAGAGCTGCCGGCCTTCCACACTGA